GTCAAGTCGATTTAGGAAAATTCTGCATGATTTGTACATCGGAAGGGAGACACCTGCAGATCCCTCTGTTACTGTGCAGAAGAAGATGCTCTTAAACTGgccttgaagaaaaaaaaaatcctttcagttAGAGTGCATCCGTAATGTAATTATGTTGTATTTCAATAAAAGCTCGTTGcagacatttaattaaaatctctGGAAACTATGTTACTTTCCATGAAGGTGAGCAATGCAATTGTGTTCGATTGTAAGAGCGACACCCTGGCCTTAGGTGTAATGCATCAGTAACACAATTTAGAAACACTCACTAGTCTCAGGGGATACTTTACTATTTAAGTGCATTAAATTCAGGACTTTCGGTGCAAGCAGCATTTTAAATACAGTGACCTaatagaatatttttgcagagtGGTTTTAGAAAGCCACTCCACAGGGGTAgacctttaaaaacaacatagtgCACTGCATCATGTCTCGCTTTAcatgtgtttttagttttaatcataAGCAGAAAAAATCTGATTAGGTGATCAGATTTTCTTCTGAAACATCATCTTTCAGAAGATGTTCTAAGCTTCTCACTGCATGTTCGTCACACTGTCGTTACACAGATCTAAGCCAGTCTCACTTCCCTAGAGAGTTCTGGGTCTGGCACCTGTTAACCTTCAAGGGGCACTTGTGCGGTAAAAATGAAGTcagaagctgcttttttttttttttttttttttttttttttgctgagacATGTCCTCCCAGCaagtgatattttttattattattatttttttgctcaatAGATGGCAGCATTGCTCAGAGAAGACTCCAGCACTTGATCGAACTGGAAAAATGACCGTCTCCCTACATTATCTTATCGTCTCCATTTCTTCCTTTCCCTTCATTCTGCATTCTCACAGCTTCAGCTCTGTTTTGTATTCCAAacgaataataataataataataataataataataataataataataataataataataataataataataataaacaccaCTCCTCCATAATTCATTAGTCACTTTTTGAAGAAGCAGGAGCTCTTGTCCCTCTAAATATGGCAACTGTGATTAGCAGGCCGGATTGACTCAGTCATCCTGTCAGGGAGCTGCTAAACGGCTCTGACTGACTGCCTGAGCTCCTCTATGGACTGCTCTCATCCGTGCCAAGCAGGTATCAATCAGAAGGGCTGATcccttaaataaacaaacagaatcgAATGGagtttggggggttttttgggatttttttattttcctgcccAGTTCTCCTGTCAGACACTTTTAACTGGCTATATACAAACCAGGTCACTTTTTCTCAGGGGAATTTATGAAGCAGCTGAGCCAAACTTCCCAGTCCTAGTCGGAAAAGTATCTTATTAccaggcatttaaaaaaaaaaaagatattggAACCCTTCATTTGCaactgatccagaatgctgctgctcgcgttctcactaaaaccaggaagatggagcacgtaatgccagttttaaagtccctccactggctcccagtagctcaaagaatagactttaaaatactgttgctagtttataaatcactgaatggtttagcaccacaatacattaaagatctgctgctgttgtatcaaccttccagacctctcaggtcttctggttctggttctgctctgcatcgccagaaccagaaccaaatgaggagaagtggcatttagcatctatgcagcacaaatctggaacaaacttccagaaaactgtaaaacagctgaaacactgacttcctttagaTCTCGACTAAAAAACCACCTGGTTAGAATTGTATTCGAAActtaatcaattacaaatttaacgATGGCACTTGGCTTAAtgcaatgttttgattgttgattctaggttgcatgactttgtgtttgttatgatgtaaagcactttgaaatgccttgctgctgaaatgtgctatacaaataaaatttgattcgATCGACTGATTGATAGTAACGGTATAGTTTCGTTTCCCTGTGtaaacaatgattttttttttctaaaataaacatctgaagtTAAATGAATGCATAGATTCCTTTTGAATTACAATTATTCAACATCAATATAACGCTCATCCTCACGAGCAGCTCGTGAAATCCTCTGGCCAGAACTGTGCTTGTCCAGGGAAACGGGCCCGGCCTCATTGCGACTTTGATCAGATGAGTTCAGTGTCCTCGGCTGCTCAGATTGTTAAAATGGCCTCCGTTTGTTTATGTAACATGTGTGCACTAAGGCTCATAAACAATGAATGAATTGTAAAAAGCAGCTGTTTATGTGTTGGGATGAGAGTGAGGTAACCTTTGAAGTAAAGATGATGCGACTGAGTTAGCAAAATGTCGTTGCTAATTGGagtaataaatgtgaaatattgcaTTGTTACACAATTATCTGAGATGTGCAGGGATTTTAGGAGCTACCCACAAAAGGAGAAATTTAGCGGCTTAATGCTCAACATCTATAAGTTGAGTGCTGCCGTGCCGCCTGTAGTTCTTTAAAATGAGGCTATTAGTGGGTTGTAATGGTGTACAtgctttctgcttttactttacTGTAGGCGAGAACAAATAGGTCTGTGGCTATCTCTGCAGGGCATTCAGTGGAAGCAGCGCGTTGTAATTTCTAAAGGCTCCCACATTAGCTCACCATCGGTCATCACATGAAGAGCAAAATGCCACATCCTCCATTCTTATTTCTATTCTGAGACAGCCATCTTCCCTTGAGGTGCAGGCCCAGTTATTGAGTCTCTCCGCCATGAGAGCAGCTGCACAATGTGCCAGTCACATGACCCGAGCACCGCAGCGTCGTGTTAGGAATTAAAGTTCACGCGCAGGAAATTAACTGGGGCTTTTCGGAGATCCCTCGGTGTGCAGGAATCCTTTGTCAGGCCTCATCattgttgaggttttaaacAGATGTTCAACTGAGCAGCGGTGTTGGATTAAGCGTGTAGCATCAAGTTTAGGCGATGCTGAAAATGGGACCACCAGCAGAACTGTCTTATGACCTGGCTACGCGAATAACCAGCTTCAATTAAATACTTTAGGATTTTAAAATAGCAGGCAGGATGGAGAGATACATGTTGCTGAgttgaggaggaggggaaaaaaaataatcaattcagCCTAGAGGCCAGCAAGCTCTGGTCTCAGTGGAAACCGTCAATACAGACGCACTTAAAATGGAAATGCATCTTCAATAACAACAAAAGGGACAAGATAGCAGCGCGAGTGCCAGCGGACCTCTCTGGTTGTGCCTGTGCTTATcggggaaaagaaaaataaaatctctgcaGAGACGCAGTGGCCCAAACTTCCGTGTTCCCTCCTTAGGAATCAAGACAGTGATGCATTGCAACAAAACGAAACAATGCCCTGCAGGCTGCAGTTCTCGGCAGCAGCTCCCAGGATGGGctttttctgtcaaagtttACTGGActggggaaataaaaacagaagctcCCATTTCTGTGTATGCCTTAAGCAGAAATAGACATTTCTGTTTAAGGCAGAAATTTtctcaaacagaaatgtttaagcaTGTAAATAGGGTATGTTCGAAGTGGTATTCTCAGTAAGACTCCAGAAGCCTCTAAATGGAGCAAGGTGTCTAACTTGGCATGTCTGATCTCAGTAAATGTACCTGCTATAAATACCTTCAAATTAATCATGTGTGCACAGCAGGATTGTGAACACCAGAGGATTACCAGCTTTATGAGTACCCTGATGAGACAGGGCTTCAGTTCCTAattacatttctatttaaagATGGGCTACATTTTGCTTTGCGTGATAAAATGTATTCCGATCTTTTAAAAGGATAGGTCAGAGTTCCTGGAATAAAGTTCCATTAAAGGGTTATTATTAGGTTGTATATAAAGTATACGACTGTTGATATGGCAAACACCCAGGGTGGCATGCCTTGCAGGAAATTTGTAAGCTGTGGGgtcaaatttttaaatattaaattggaATAGGTACATTGTCTAGCGCAAAGTCTAGGCAGAGTTGGAATGCTGCAGTAGATGGCAACTTGCTACAACCGTCCCAAAGGTTGTTGTCAGATTTCCAGCTTCACATTTGCCACTTAAATACatgaacttttttaaaaaaaaaaaacatttaatctagATTAGAGTCAATTATCTTTAAATTGAGACAAGTCAAACCAAAACTGGATTGGTTTATACATTAGTTTTGTTTAGCTGATATactgttttcaatgttttttttttgttgccataaGGACCACTTCAGATACAATATAGACTGGTCAAACCAGGTTAGTCCAACAACAATAGAAAAGTTAAAGTATTTAAGAGTTTTATGATTACAATTTGCTTTTATGAAAGGTCTCTTTTGGCTTACTTACTTTTGCAGCCTATTGAACCAATAACTTGTGCAAATCTACTTTACCCTAACAATAGCATTGAGTGTTTGTAGTTCTTAATGACTTTTAAGAAAACTTTGTTGGCCTCGTAAGAGGAAAGGGtgtgttttaaacataaaaccGTTGATGGAAGGGCTAGCACTGCTTTGcatctttgttttatgtaaatccAAATTCTCCCAACAGCTAAAGATACAAGAGGGTGAGACGGCAGAGAGCGAAACGATTTTAGGACTTGTCTTAAAACACTAGTATACGGAATATATAAAGGTTTTCtggaataaatgtttaatacaaaaataaagagatgtAACAAGGAGTTTAAGTTAACTACTGATACTTTTTACTGCAATATCAGGCACTGAAACTCATGTTCAAAGCTTCATACATAAGAAGCACTTTCTGCATTGATTTCCCAGAAACAAGACAGCGTTTGCAAAAACCACTGTTGCTTTTGTGGTTTGAGTTGTTGTGGCCACTTTGGCTTTTGCTCCTCAAGACCAACTAATCgcaatttatgaaaaaaagagGCCAACCAAGTCATCTAACacaagtaaaatattattttttcatgaccTTTGAACAAAAGCTCACAATATAAGAATTTTTACTCTAGCCGATATTCTTTAGCACAACATGGGTATCAACAACAGAGCCCAGATGTTCATGAAGAGAAGCCAAAAATTCAACATTCGTCTTTATTTGGAACAATCCAAGAAAACAGTCCAATAAAACAGGCAATATGGAGAGAATAGTCCAtaaagatttacttttttatatataggatgcaaaagagaaaagaatacaTAATCGTAGCAATTAAGGTCACTGTAATCGAACATAACTCTTGCAGAGTTCATGATCCCTGATGTCTCCCCAGCCTCCATTTTTCACATGCGGGGCCACTCCTCCGGCGCCGTTAGCCGGCAGTCTCTTTGTGATCAGGAGGTTTTTGGGGAACAGCTGGTTCCCACTGCTCTGGAGGATGTTTTCGATCTTTGTCTTCTGGCTGATGGGCATGCAGGAGGCCTTCTTGTGGTGCATGCCGCAGTCCCCGGCGTGAAAGATCCTGGGCGCCTCGCTCACCATGACCTTCCAGTAGGAGGGCAAGCAGGCCACAGTTAGGTGCTGCAGGGACCAGTCCCAGTTGTAGTCGTCGTAAGTGCAGAACGTGTCGGTGCATTGGATGAGCTTGTGGTACGTCTCTCTGCTCAGAGCCATTCCCATGTTGTGCTCCGTCGACTTCCAGGCCTTCACCTCCACCTTGTTCGCTTTGCTGGAGTAGCCGATGTGGCTGTAGCTCCCGAGGGACAGGATGTCGCAATCGGTGCACTGCTCCCTTCTGAGAGCTTTCATCAGCTTTAAAAGGTGGATAAAGTCTGGCGACAGATAGTGGTCTTCCTCTATGAGCAGAACCAGTCCTTGGTGGTCTTTGAGAGCTCTCACTCTGTCCCAGACGAAGTGCAGCTTCCACCACCAGTGGTGCTTGGTCTGGGAGAACTTTGCCTCGCGGTAGTGGCCGAAGGAGTCTGGGTACTCTGCATTGATGCATCCGAGTTTTAAGGCGTCTTTTTTGGGAATATCTCTTGGGCAGTCCCTGGGGTCATTCCCCGGGAATTCTTGGGGGTAGAGCTGAATGCTGAAGGGGAAGAAAATCTGAAGGACTTGACAGAAGTCAACGGAGGCCACCACTTTGTTTATCTCTGGAGACCAGTAGTCATGGCTGAATATCAGCAATATGCTCTCCACTCCCCTGGCCTTTCGCAGGCTATCCACCAACAGCTTCAGGTAGTCGGGTCGGTTGTGGACCTGAACTACCACGACCAGATCATCTTTCTGCCGAGTCTTGTACTTCTCTTCGTTTCTTATTGTCTGGTCAAAATTCAGCTGGAAGACGATACCGCGATAGACGAGAGTGGCGTTGTCCACCTCTGGCTTGTTAATTTTGGCTTTATCCTTTGCATTGTCCAGGTGCGTGCCGTTTACTTGGATAACGGGTGGTGGGACAGGTGCACGACTAACTGCAGGAGTGGCTTGCAACTGGATGTGATTGTTGAGgctgccactgctgctgctgctgctgctgctgaggctgCTGCTCCTTTTCACAGCCTCAAATTCCTTGGGGAACTCCTTGGAGAATTGAAGagttatgttctttttttgcctTCCGCTGCTCCAAAAAGCTAGGCCACAGATAACAACCACCAGAGTCAGTATCACCACCTTCCTCTTGTAGATTCGGAATCTCATGATAGAGAATCTGCCTCTTACAAAAAGATAAGAaattctgtacaaaaaaaagtagaaacacaACCAAAATATAGTGGTGTGTTTTTCcacaggtgaaaaaaaaaagaggctcaGTGAGGCTAATTGTTGGCAAAAAAAGctctaaatgtaaacattaattCTTCTTGGAATGTCATAATAGaaaatagggggaaaaaaaccccaacaaaatttaaatgcgACATTGGTTGTGCAGtgacattaaatgttttgcacaacACGACAATTTAcgtacaaaaaatatacaaaagtaTGATTGTGGACTAGAAAATACTAAACAAAATTCTACCATAAATAAGTAACTAACACAGAAACTGTtgcataaaaagtaaatttatatttgtgttaCAAAGTGAACAACCctcattgttattttttcattggAAAGTATATTTAACGTTTTGGGATTTTAGGATGGCAATTTAAAGCAAGTTCGTTGGATTAATGTTCAtttgaagacttttattttaaagcttataCACCCCAAGGGGTTTGTAGTGCATGCTCTGGTGCttcatttctcatttctaaTGAACTCATCTTCAGGGTTTGTCGAGGTTTACATAAATGAATCACAATGTACACACTGACGATTGTGAATTACAAAGTCGAAGCGCCCTACCtgtaatactttttaaaatatggtcTATTATAGAGGTTACATTATAAAAGACAATATAACTACATCATAAATAATAGAGCAAACAGAAGCTGCTCTTGACAGTACTAAttcataatttagttttttttttcaaagcctgcaagtcatttttaaaccaaCTTTCTGACACATTGAGGTTTTTGGATCCAGTGaaccataaaacaaaaagtgttctgcatgtttttgatgtgtcTGGATTTGTAAAAGCATGTTGTTCAGCGTTTGAAACATCCCAAGTCTAAAGGGATGTAATATGGTGCACGCCACAGTGactataaatcaaataaaactgcCACTCATGCAGTCCATAACACCGGAATCTCATGCAGAATTTCAAGCCATGTGTGCTTTAATTTAATACAGCAGATAAACTATCCTTATactaaatgtttactttaaaaataaataatgacctaattccatctaaaaacaaaaacctgcttCATGTCAAAGTCTATATTTAAAActagtttattcatttatggtCACAGAATGGATTAATTTTAGACAAGAGCTGGTCCAGTCATGAGCTGCATTATTATTGCAATGTTCTGACACATCCTCAACATCCCGGGAATTACCCAAGGATGCAGAAAAGACCCACAGTAAGAACTGAGGAAAGTTTGTCCAGGCTCATTTTTATCCTCTCCCCATCAATTTGCATTATTCAACTGAGATCGTGTGCACAGAAGGAATGTAATAGGATGAGatcaattaatcatattttgCAAGAGCAAAATATGATCATAACCCATTAGTTGACTTGCTGTAACagcaattatttaatttcaggGAAACAGGCTTCATGTCTGCAAACGTATTCCTCCATCCTAGTTTCAATGATAGACCAACTTTACTTGGATTATTATTGAATAAAACTCAAAGCTTTCTGCATTATGGTCTATCCTTAATTacattattgatattgattggCCGTTTCTGCTCAGACCTGCAGAACAAAccttcatattttattgattactaAATGAATGATCTGTCAGCTCTCCATATCCTGCTCTGTCTGCCTGGAGCATACGATTCAGAAGAAAACCCTTAAAGGTACGGGTCACAACCGTGGAAAACTTAATAATTTGTCAACTATTAATTGAAAAATTCTTCCAATTGTCAATTAATTGTATATGTTCTTATTTGGAGACCTGGAGCTTAAAGAGCATCATTTACTCtcgtatttatttttacaaatagttaaattgctttttttcctccacctccGTCTACTAAATTTTTTAATGTGTCAAGTTTTCTCCCACGGCTTGAATCCTGTCAGTGTCTGTTAATTAGCAGCGGCTTGTCAGTGGCAAACcgagtcagcagcagctctgttcGATCCTACCATTATTTATAGGCAGAGCTAACTCCGCTAGCTGGCAGTAAATTCTCCCAGAGCCACTCCAGACAACAGAAGCCGCAGGTCTAGCTTGGCTCCGTTATGACAGCTAGCATCCAGAAATGCTACTTCAATGCTAGCAACGGCTCCAGCTAGCAACTTCCAAGGCAGCCAGAGCCAAGACAAGAGCTCGTCgtcaacaacaacagcagcagcggcggcgaCGGCAGTGTAACAAACCGAGCACAAATAACAATGTTGCCCGCACTCACCGGAAAAACTGGACTGGTGCGGTCCTTTCACTGGGAGACATTAGAACGGCGGCTTCCCGTTCTCCTCCATACCTTCCAGCGAACTGCATGGAAACACAAATGACGGCTAGCTGTtcgaaaataaaaaaataaaaatcacaaatacaGAACCGCCGCCTCCCACTGTCCCACAATGCACTAGTCCGGGGGGAAGGGGTTGGTGGTGGTGTGGGGTGGACGAAGAGGAAGGAATCGAGTGGGGGTGTATTCCAACCGTTTTTATCCTATACGGTTATAGTATAAATATCTTCCTCTGACTGCTGCAGCTTCACTTAGCTCCTCTTTTCTTAgaatataattttaaacatcGTAAAAATATGGCCACCGAGTAAAAAAACGACTATAATTACACTCCAGCGCATCAAAGAATTGTTGAGGTGTTGTGAAAATTTTCCCTGTTTAACTTTCAAACTTAATTCCGAGTGACAGCTGAGCTCACACAATTGTGAGATCTAAAGAGGCCTTCAGAATGAAGCTTAATGCTCCGTAAGGCATTTATATATATCTCGAAAGAATGTAAAATCAGCACTTCCACTGCACAGAAAATAGTCAAAAATGGCCTAAGCCCAGGTCTGGCCATACAAGCAAGTTTACCCTGAAAGCGGACCGCTAGATGCTAAAAGAGGTCTCCATAAACTCCTTAAATGTCCTGACATACAACAGCCTCTTGTGAATGTTAACGTGAAAGCATATTCCTGTCCAATCAGAAAGAGGTTGTGCaaatttaattaacatttgaaatgtGTAAGCTTTGCTGTTTTATGGTCTGGCCAGGCTTTGGCTGCAGGAGATGGCCAGCTCACTATGGAATATGAACTTGGTCATTGGCCAACCAACATTTTATGTCAGCGTTTACCCTGTGTAAGCGCTGCTCATTAGCTGGATATAAAAACAAGCTATTGAAAACTCACTCAGGGAGTAGCTGAGTGATGTCTGTGATCGTGCCCTGGGCACACAGACAGACTATTCTGCTCTTCTTTGTTGACAAAAGTAGAAAACTGTCTTGTGCTTGGAtaggaaaaatatctttgtacaaACATATAGATATACATTTGAAAAAGGAAGATTCTTTTCTTCAAATTGCCTGCTATGGATTCCCAAACTAAAGCTAAAGTAGCCCAATTTTTGAAGTCACACAAAATACTAAAGCATCATCTGCACACAATAACTCACGTGCATCAGCTGAAAAATTCCCCTATACATCCTGCCCAAATCTGCCACAAATAGTCCAGACCTTTGAGTGATAATGTCATATTCAATCAATTAGAATTCTATAAAATTCAGTAAATCAATTCACGAAGTTAAACACAATATGCAGATTTATTACTCTCAATTATTTATTCAAGCcattatttctattaattataATAACGTTCTGCTGACAGCtgataaaaatatggaaattgagattagaatataaaatatttaagacagAAATGCCGGATATTGGAAGAAGATGTTTATTACCTGCTTAAAGGTCGCTACTTTCAAGaagtacttttaatctgacaaagaGCCTACtgaaatttattgaatttgGCTGTATGCTCTCACATATACCAAAGTAATAAAGAACTTTCTATATTGAACTAAAAAACTGTTCTTATCAATTCTtaatggaaaaaatactttttaatttgttcgtttttttttcttagaaatcaataaattagaCATCAATTTCAGTCTACATAACTAAGTTATGGATGAAACTTTTACctctaaagttttgtttttcttaccaaTAGGTGGAGCTAAACAACAATTAGACAACCGGAAATACAGCGACTGAAACTGTCTTTGGCGCATGCGCGTTCCTGGTTCTTCCTTTCCGACACTCGAGCGAGAAGAGACAAGATGGGCCATCAGCAGCTCTACTGGAGTCACCCGAGAAAATTCGGTCAGGGATCCCGCTCCTGGTCAGTGACCGTGTTGTCGATTTGATTATGAACTAAAGAGTTAATTTTGCTTATATTTGTGGCTTAGTTAGGATTTTTTCTATGTTAAAATTGCATTCAGTTCCGTACCGCATGGGCGCTAAGTCTGAGCCAATATGGCGCTCGAGGTTGTAGCTTCCTACCAAGTTAGCACCCCAGCCACACGTTAAACGGTTTCCCCACCTGTTTACAATTTCAAGGATTCAAAACTGCAATCACAGTTATAGTGTAGTACCTCAGTTGCTCGTCAGCTGCTAATTAAATGCTTCGGATGGACTGCATCGTTATTTGTATTGACAATAGCAAGGATGCTCTGCTAAAGGATTACTAAATGCTAGCCGGCTACTAGCAATTTTCTACCGTATTGACGCATGCTAAAGAAAATCTCTTAACAAATCAAGATCAGTGAGTTAATTAACTCTTATTTCGTTTCAGCCGAGTGTGTTCAAACAGACATGGCCTGATCCGTAAATATGGACTCAATATGTGCCGTCAGTGCTTCAGGCAGTACGCAAAAGACATCGGCTTCGTAAAGGTGAGTAACATCTTCTCGCTACCAAACTTAGGATCGCGAATAAATGTGGCTTTTTGAGAGAATCTACTGACCTGTAAATATATAACGCAAACAATTAtagttttttgtacaataaatgaaaaaaaaaatacagttgttGATAGAAATAAAGACACAGGCTGCTGTTCAGTACTTTACTTGGCCAGTGATGCTGACAATGATGCTGTCAACCATCTCAcaatcactttttttctcctttctttcagCTGGATTAGATGTGCTGTGCTGACATCCACTGGCTAAGGACAGCTGGctaaaatggaagaaattcaACACTTctaataaatgctttttttttgttccaccaCATTGAGCTGTGTGGTTATTTGGTGACTAAAAATGTGCTTcttagaaaatattcaaacatgggtttaaaaatttaaagctgAAAGTTATTGTCCCTTTTATATCCAGCTGAAGATGAAGGAGTTAAGATTCATGCATCCGGGCATGAATACAGATATGATAAATACtaatatataattttgtttaattcaagAGTGCATCAAAATGCATCCAGTTTAGACTGAAATTATTGATCCCTTACCCAGGGAATTTGCCCCCCTTGAGATCTGGCCAATTGAATGGTGCATCTCTAGTGTAGacttaaatttgtatttttacagttgcatgaaaaaaaatatatagtgtTGGTTCCTTGAGCTTAGAAATGTAGTTCCGATgaactttaaaatttttctaaatgttccCATGGACTGGGTTAATGTTTACCTATGTAACAAAAATCATCAAGG
The Gambusia affinis linkage group LG22, SWU_Gaff_1.0, whole genome shotgun sequence DNA segment above includes these coding regions:
- the mgat2 gene encoding alpha-1,6-mannosyl-glycoprotein 2-beta-N-acetylglucosaminyltransferase; translation: MRFRIYKRKVVILTLVVVICGLAFWSSGRQKKNITLQFSKEFPKEFEAVKRSSSLSSSSSSSSGSLNNHIQLQATPAVSRAPVPPPVIQVNGTHLDNAKDKAKINKPEVDNATLVYRGIVFQLNFDQTIRNEEKYKTRQKDDLVVVVQVHNRPDYLKLLVDSLRKARGVESILLIFSHDYWSPEINKVVASVDFCQVLQIFFPFSIQLYPQEFPGNDPRDCPRDIPKKDALKLGCINAEYPDSFGHYREAKFSQTKHHWWWKLHFVWDRVRALKDHQGLVLLIEEDHYLSPDFIHLLKLMKALRREQCTDCDILSLGSYSHIGYSSKANKVEVKAWKSTEHNMGMALSRETYHKLIQCTDTFCTYDDYNWDWSLQHLTVACLPSYWKVMVSEAPRIFHAGDCGMHHKKASCMPISQKTKIENILQSSGNQLFPKNLLITKRLPANGAGGVAPHVKNGGWGDIRDHELCKSYVRLQ
- the rps29 gene encoding 40S ribosomal protein S29 codes for the protein MGHQQLYWSHPRKFGQGSRSCRVCSNRHGLIRKYGLNMCRQCFRQYAKDIGFVKLD